Part of the Hevea brasiliensis isolate MT/VB/25A 57/8 chromosome 16, ASM3005281v1, whole genome shotgun sequence genome is shown below.
aaattcattaaatacagttatttgttattaattttatctgaaaaattattaatctataatataaatttaaaaaaatttaatataagaaCAAATTATTATGTTCGaaataatttatagtatttcgattttattattttttaatatagaaTATatgcaataaaaaaattaagattagattcataaatcatatatatTATCACACTCCAGGTTGATTGCATTTGTAAATATTTTGTATTTTCAATCAGAGGTATCTAAATTTTTttcatataatatattaattcttaaaaagaagaaataaaatttctataatatttaaagtttataattaattaatataaaattttttaagttatatataaaaatttaaaattataggcACGAGCGATAGTATAGTGTGCAGTacatgttaaaaaaaataatattacgtAAAAATTACAATATTACATAAAAAAATACAACATCAAGGAAATGTAATATCTTATGTTTTCTATATAAAATTAGTAATAAATACTCTTTAGTTAAACCAGTAATGGTCTCATCGTAAACGACGCGTCGTAGTTAAAACAAGCAAATAGACTCGTCATCGCTTCGCTCACCCAAGTTATGGAATTGGAAAAAGCTGAAGAACCCGTACGACGTACGTATATATATGTTTGTCGACACCGAAAGGCTGAAGACCCACTTCCTCTTCGTCGCCCTCGAAACCCATCCTTTCGATTGCTATAACTATAACCCTAATCTTTTCTAACGTTAGCCCTATTTCATAGTCTCTGCTTGCCTCTATTTTTCTTTGGTTGACCTTTTCATTTTGTGAAAGTCTTCAATTAAGATCAATGGAGATAGAGCAGCGACAAGCCCCAAGTAATACACCAGTTGGTTCAGCAAGCCTCCACTCTTAATGGCTCCTCTATCGCTACACCCATCGTCGAAGCCACTTCTCATCCGTATCTCTTCTCTTTTTCCGAGATTCTAGCTGTTTCCAATGTACTCCAGGTTTAGCTTTGATTTAACTAACTGTTCTGCTTGAAGGAGATTCAACTCGTAATCAGTGTAATTTGTTATTAAGGAAAGAAAAATACTTAACTTGAGTGCAGCTTGAAGGAACTGGGAATTCTGCATATCTTCATCTGCTTCGCTTGTTTGCTAACGGAACATGGCGcgattataaaagtaagaaacttGTTTGGCCCTCCAAGATTTGTTTTAATGACCATTATGTTCAAttaccattatatatatatatatatatatatatatatatatatatatatatatatatatatatatatatatatatatatatatatatatatatcacaaggGATGTgttcaatttttcttttttattaccgTATGCAAATTGTATACTGGTTTCATTTTGTTCCGTTGGTGTACTTCTTTTAATGGATTTTAATCCTTGAGTTTGTAGGTAATTCTGGCACTCTGCCTCAGTTGATACCTGATCAACTTCTGAAGCTTAAACAACTTACTGTGCTCACTGTTGCCGAGTCAAACAAGGTAGCGGATTCATTTAACATATGTTGAACCTTTAATTTTAAAGGGAACTCTATTATATCTCTTTGTTGATTTTATGTGCCTAATAAAATTGTCGTGTGACCATGGAGTGAAAATGTTTATTTTGTTTTCCTTTTAGTTCATGGAATTTGAGTTTTTCCTACAAGTTACAGCCACTGTTATTAGAATTTTATGATTCTCTATTCGAATAATTTGATTCCATTCTCCACCCTAATAATTTGAATCTAGGCGGTGAATCCTAAATGTACTTAAATTGAAGGATTTTTGAGTCAATTCTCCATTTTAGCGGTTCAAATCTAGTAAGGTAAATTACAAGTATATCTAAATTGTGACTAAATAGAAAGAATTAATAGTGAATCAGGAGAATTTATGTAATTGATTgatttttcaccaaatttaatcgatTCTTTTTTTGTTAGATTATTAGGCCctataatttcaaaatttaagatttcacttcatttttgcttTGAAAAGTGCACCACACCTTTTCTCACATATTTTTATTCCACCAATCTTTTTTTCCCTCTCCCTTtgcttttttttttggttaatttaCTTCTCTAATTATATTAGTATATTATGCCCTTTTAATGTAACTTGCTATCCtcttttactatttaattatttgattagaTTTAAATGGGAGTTCAAGCAAATACACAATGATAATCATCGTCTACAATTCAAGAgttcataatttataacataaaactatataa
Proteins encoded:
- the LOC110634421 gene encoding LOW QUALITY PROTEIN: COP9 signalosome complex subunit 7 (The sequence of the model RefSeq protein was modified relative to this genomic sequence to represent the inferred CDS: deleted 1 base in 1 codon), whose translation is MEIEQRQAQVIHQLVQQASTLNGSSIATPIVEATSHPYLFSFSEILAVSNVLQLEGTGNSAYLHLLRLFANGTWRDYKSNSGTLPQLIPDQLLKLKQLTVLTVAESNKDLSYDALLEELEVSSVRELEDFFINECIYTGIVKGKLNQLRRCFEVQSFTL